In the Staphylococcus sp. IVB6240 genome, one interval contains:
- the ftsY gene encoding signal recognition particle-docking protein FtsY: MSFFKRLKDKFAKSEEVKPQEENVETQTELSSDEEDSAQKVTSDVSQTSSATNDDWSHQDFDDDLISIEEFEEIESQKIGAKFRDGLEKSRENFQNQLNNLLAHYRKVDEDFFEALEEMLIQADVGFNTVMELVDELRMEAKRRNITETVDLREAIVEKIVEIYHQEDDKSEEMAIEDGRLNVILMVGVNGVGKTTTIGKLAHRYKSQGKKVMLAAGDTFRAGAIEQLEVWGERVGVEVIRQGEGADPAAVMYDAMNAAKNKGADILICDTAGRLQNKQNLMNELEKVKRVIGRAMPDAPHEVLLCLDATTGQNALAQAKAFKEVTNVTGIVLTKLDGTAKGGIVLAIRNEMHIPVKYVGLGEQMDDLQPFNAESYVYGLFADMIEENVADEETQTEEADSDGRE; this comes from the coding sequence ATGAGCTTTTTTAAACGATTAAAAGATAAGTTTGCAAAGTCTGAAGAAGTGAAACCACAAGAGGAAAATGTTGAAACACAAACAGAACTAAGCAGTGATGAAGAAGATTCGGCCCAAAAAGTAACATCTGACGTATCACAAACGTCATCAGCAACAAATGACGATTGGTCTCATCAAGACTTTGATGATGACTTAATTTCAATTGAAGAATTTGAAGAAATTGAATCTCAAAAAATTGGTGCGAAGTTCCGTGATGGACTTGAAAAGTCACGTGAGAACTTCCAAAATCAATTAAATAATTTATTAGCCCATTATCGAAAAGTTGATGAAGATTTCTTTGAAGCATTAGAAGAAATGTTGATTCAAGCAGATGTTGGCTTTAATACGGTCATGGAATTAGTAGATGAGTTACGTATGGAAGCAAAACGTCGTAATATCACAGAGACCGTCGACTTACGTGAAGCCATTGTTGAAAAAATTGTTGAAATCTATCATCAAGAAGACGACAAATCTGAAGAGATGGCAATTGAAGATGGACGTTTAAATGTCATTTTAATGGTGGGTGTCAACGGTGTAGGTAAAACAACAACAATCGGTAAACTAGCGCATCGTTACAAATCACAAGGTAAAAAAGTAATGTTAGCAGCTGGTGACACATTCCGTGCGGGGGCTATTGAACAGCTTGAAGTATGGGGTGAACGTGTCGGCGTTGAAGTCATTCGCCAAGGTGAAGGTGCGGATCCAGCAGCAGTGATGTACGATGCGATGAATGCAGCGAAAAATAAAGGTGCAGATATCTTAATTTGTGATACTGCAGGTCGTTTACAGAACAAACAAAACTTAATGAATGAACTTGAAAAAGTAAAACGTGTAATTGGTCGTGCGATGCCAGATGCACCACATGAAGTTTTATTATGCTTGGATGCAACAACAGGTCAAAACGCGTTAGCACAGGCAAAAGCATTTAAAGAAGTAACGAATGTAACAGGGATTGTATTAACGAAATTAGATGGAACAGCTAAAGGTGGTATTGTACTTGCAATCCGTAATGAAATGCATATTCCAGTTAAATATGTAGGACTTGGTGAGCAAATGGATGACCTTCAACCATTTAATGCAGAAAGTTACGTGTATGGTTTATTTGCAGATATGATTGAAGAAAATGTTGCGGATGAAGAAACACAAACAGAAGAGGCAGACAGTGATGGCAGAGAATGA
- a CDS encoding putative DNA-binding protein: MAENDLIKTLRMNYLYDFYQSLLTEKQRNYLRLYYLEDYALSEIADTFEVSRQAVYDNIRRTGELVEDYEEKLGLYRRFTRRQELYRALRDHIHEPETLEQYIQELEELE, from the coding sequence ATGGCAGAGAATGATTTAATCAAAACATTACGCATGAATTATTTATATGATTTTTATCAATCATTACTCACTGAAAAACAACGTAATTATTTACGCTTATATTATTTAGAGGACTATGCATTGAGTGAAATAGCAGATACATTTGAAGTGAGCCGCCAAGCCGTGTATGATAACATAAGAAGAACGGGTGAGCTTGTAGAAGATTATGAAGAGAAGCTCGGCTTATACCGTCGTTTCACTCGGCGCCAAGAGTTATATCGTGCGTTGCGTGATCATATTCATGAACCAGAAACACTCGAACAATATATACAAGAATTGGAAGAATTAGAATAA
- the ffh gene encoding signal recognition particle protein, whose protein sequence is MAFEGLSDRLQATMQKIKGKGKVTEADIKTMMREVRLALLEADVNFKVVKNFVKTVSERALGSDVMKSLTPGQQVIKIVQEELTTLMGGDNSSITMAKKPPTVVMMVGLQGAGKTTTAGKLALLMRKKYNKKPLLVAADIYRPAAIKQLQTVGKQIDIPVYSEGDQIKPQQIVENALNHAKEEHLDFVIIDTAGRLHIDEALMNELQEVKEIAKPNEIMLVVDAMTGQDAVNVAESFDQQLDVTGVTLTKLDGDTRGGAALSIRAVTQKPIKFVGMSEKMDGLELFHPERMASRILGMGDVLSLIEKAQQDVDEEKAKDLEKKMRTSSFTLDDFLEQLDQVKNLGPLDDIMKMIPGMNKVKGLDQLNMSDKQIDHIKAIIQSMTLDEREHPEKLNVSRKRRIANGSGRSLQEVNRLIKQFNDMKKMMKQFTGGGKGKKGKQGQLQNMLKGMNLPF, encoded by the coding sequence ATGGCGTTTGAAGGATTATCCGATCGTTTACAAGCGACAATGCAAAAAATTAAAGGCAAAGGTAAAGTGACTGAAGCTGATATCAAGACAATGATGCGTGAAGTACGACTGGCTTTACTTGAAGCAGACGTTAACTTCAAAGTAGTTAAAAACTTTGTTAAGACAGTTTCAGAACGTGCACTTGGCTCAGATGTCATGAAATCACTCACACCTGGACAACAAGTCATCAAGATTGTTCAAGAAGAATTGACAACGTTAATGGGTGGAGACAACAGCTCGATTACAATGGCGAAAAAGCCACCAACAGTTGTGATGATGGTTGGTTTACAAGGGGCAGGTAAAACAACAACTGCAGGTAAGTTAGCACTCTTAATGCGCAAGAAATACAACAAAAAGCCACTATTAGTTGCTGCTGATATTTATCGACCTGCTGCCATCAAACAATTACAAACGGTGGGTAAGCAAATTGATATCCCTGTTTATTCAGAAGGCGATCAAATTAAACCACAACAAATTGTTGAAAATGCTTTAAATCATGCCAAAGAAGAACACTTAGATTTTGTGATTATCGATACAGCAGGTCGTCTGCATATTGATGAAGCATTGATGAATGAATTGCAAGAAGTCAAAGAAATTGCAAAACCAAATGAAATTATGTTGGTTGTAGATGCGATGACAGGTCAAGATGCTGTCAATGTAGCTGAATCATTCGACCAACAACTTGATGTAACAGGTGTTACTTTAACAAAATTAGATGGGGATACACGTGGTGGTGCAGCGCTATCTATTCGTGCCGTCACACAGAAACCAATCAAGTTTGTCGGTATGAGTGAGAAAATGGATGGATTAGAACTCTTCCATCCAGAACGTATGGCATCTCGTATTCTTGGTATGGGTGATGTTTTAAGCTTAATTGAAAAAGCGCAACAAGATGTTGATGAAGAAAAAGCTAAAGATCTTGAGAAAAAAATGCGTACTTCATCATTTACATTGGATGACTTCCTAGAACAATTGGATCAAGTGAAAAACTTGGGCCCATTGGATGACATTATGAAAATGATTCCTGGTATGAACAAAGTAAAAGGCTTGGATCAATTAAATATGAGTGACAAGCAAATTGATCATATCAAGGCGATTATTCAATCAATGACATTAGACGAAAGAGAACATCCAGAAAAATTGAACGTATCTAGAAAACGTCGTATTGCGAATGGTTCAGGTCGTTCATTACAAGAAGTCAATCGTCTTATCAAACAATTTAATGATATGAAGAAGATGATGAAACAATTTACAGGTGGCGGTAAAGGTAAAAAAGGCAAACAAGGCCAATTACAAAACATGTTGAAAGGCATGAACTTACCGTTCTAG
- the rpsP gene encoding 30S ribosomal protein S16, producing the protein MAVKIRLTRLGSKRNPFYRIVVADARSPRDGRIIEQIGTYNPSAVNAPEVKIDEELALKWLKDGAKPTDTVHNILSREGILKTFDEQKRSK; encoded by the coding sequence ATGGCAGTAAAAATTCGTTTAACACGTTTAGGTTCAAAAAGAAATCCATTCTATCGTATCGTTGTAGCTGACGCACGTTCACCACGTGATGGTCGTATTATCGAGCAAATCGGTACTTACAACCCATCAGCAGTGAATGCACCAGAAGTTAAAATCGACGAAGAATTAGCTTTAAAATGGTTAAAAGACGGTGCGAAACCAACTGATACAGTTCACAACATCTTATCACGTGAAGGTATCTTAAAAACATTTGACGAACAAAAACGTTCAAAATAA
- the rimM gene encoding ribosome maturation factor RimM (Essential for efficient processing of 16S rRNA), with translation MKIEVGTIVNTHGIKGEVKVKSDSDFTDVRFQPGEVLQAELKGKTTDLTVRGHRMHKGLHMLTFEGIHNINDIEHLKGAKLTQERDHEEIELEENEFYYSDIIGCTVFNGDEPIGRVTEIFETGANDVWVVKGEKEHLIPYIADVVQSVDVDARKIVITPMEGLLNE, from the coding sequence GTGAAGATTGAAGTAGGTACCATTGTGAATACACATGGTATTAAGGGGGAAGTGAAGGTAAAATCTGACTCTGACTTTACAGATGTTCGCTTCCAACCAGGTGAAGTCCTGCAAGCAGAATTAAAAGGGAAAACAACAGACCTCACTGTCAGAGGACATCGCATGCATAAAGGCTTGCACATGCTCACATTTGAAGGTATCCATAACATTAATGATATTGAGCATTTAAAAGGGGCTAAGCTCACTCAGGAACGTGATCATGAAGAGATAGAATTAGAAGAAAATGAATTCTATTATTCTGATATCATTGGCTGCACAGTGTTTAATGGGGATGAACCAATAGGTCGTGTGACAGAAATTTTTGAAACAGGTGCAAATGATGTCTGGGTCGTTAAAGGCGAAAAAGAGCACCTTATCCCTTACATTGCAGATGTTGTACAAAGTGTAGATGTCGATGCGAGAAAAATCGTGATTACACCAATGGAAGGATTGTTAAATGAATGA
- the trmD gene encoding tRNA (guanosine(37)-N1)-methyltransferase TrmD, with amino-acid sequence MRIDYLTLFPEMFEGVLNQSILKRAREKGQLSTQTINFRDYANNKHNQVDDYPFGGGQGMVLKPEPIFNAMRELETTPETRVILMTPQGQPFNQKLAESLSEAEHLVFICGHYEGYDERIRKQLVTDEISVGDYVLTGGELPAMVMTDAIVRLLPDVLGNQVSHEDDSFSSGLLEYPQYTRPRSFDGHDVPDVLLSGNHAHIEKWRHEQSLYRTFTKRPDLLASYPLTDEDKKIIERFKR; translated from the coding sequence ATGAGAATTGACTATTTAACACTATTCCCTGAAATGTTTGAAGGTGTATTAAATCAATCTATTTTGAAACGAGCGCGTGAAAAAGGTCAGCTATCCACACAAACGATTAATTTTAGAGATTATGCAAACAATAAACATAATCAAGTGGATGACTATCCGTTTGGTGGCGGTCAAGGAATGGTATTAAAACCAGAACCGATATTCAATGCGATGAGAGAGCTAGAGACGACACCAGAGACACGTGTGATTTTAATGACACCACAGGGACAACCATTTAATCAAAAGCTTGCAGAATCATTGTCTGAAGCAGAGCACCTTGTTTTTATTTGCGGACATTATGAAGGGTATGACGAGCGCATTCGTAAGCAACTTGTTACTGATGAGATTTCGGTAGGTGACTACGTTTTAACAGGTGGGGAACTACCTGCTATGGTTATGACCGATGCAATTGTCCGTTTATTACCGGATGTACTTGGCAATCAAGTATCACACGAAGATGATTCATTTTCAAGTGGCTTATTGGAATATCCGCAATACACACGTCCAAGATCATTTGATGGTCATGATGTACCAGATGTATTGTTATCAGGTAATCATGCACATATTGAAAAATGGCGTCATGAACAATCGTTATATCGAACATTTACAAAGCGTCCGGATTTATTAGCATCTTATCCATTAACGGATGAAGATAAAAAAATTATCGAACGTTTCAAAAGATGA
- the rplS gene encoding 50S ribosomal protein L19, with the protein MTNHKLIEAVTQSQLRDDIPSFRPGDTLRVHVRIVEGTRERIQVFEGVVIKRRGGGISETFTVRKISSGVGVERTFPVHTPKIEKIEVKRRGKVRRAKLYYLRSLRGKAARIQEIR; encoded by the coding sequence ATGACAAACCACAAATTAATCGAAGCAGTAACACAATCACAATTACGTGATGATATTCCATCATTCCGTCCTGGTGACACTTTACGTGTACACGTACGTATCGTAGAGGGAACTCGCGAACGTATCCAAGTATTCGAAGGTGTTGTAATTAAACGTCGCGGTGGCGGTATCTCAGAAACTTTCACAGTTCGTAAAATTTCTTCAGGTGTTGGTGTTGAACGTACATTCCCTGTACACACACCAAAAATCGAGAAAATCGAAGTGAAACGCCGTGGTAAAGTACGTCGTGCGAAACTTTATTACTTACGTAGCTTACGTGGTAAAGCAGCACGTATCCAAGAAATCCGTTAA
- a CDS encoding YfhO family protein — MKIVLLAFFVGAIVYAPVLYRFLAHGVIHSGEGDGFKQMMPFQLFLYERMSSLSSFYDIGLGLGGDYFTDLSYYYTTSPIMYINFLCIKLFQMFASIDPSQIDFWPANQIFVAYFKCVLTFLVTYGMFKKFNLRNPYRFVGAMLYSTSTILYYFNFTWSFFGDIMLFLPLSIWAMERFFRKRKIGLFIVAIAFTLFSNFYFSYYEALALGAYLIYRMIFTHPDDVITRWKKLWLLIPAVLMSLCIASFGFLTGVHSFTNNDRQLNDFEIPAVIDFSQKYHIFSNGFYFTITFIALVALFTFKFYRYYYYRMFAILTWVLLFGALTPYFDSMFNGFSYPQRRWGYLLILSTSVLISIWLRYITELTWRDYLISLSPLIPLGFATLFFSEGRMWWMIASALILMILAYYVYYRKPISKQIMYLIAGLFVIQQFLLLLNYHTNNIIPHEADTSRLHSAKYHSAELQKKIDEITDRQSPLERIDYMSNYAVNSSMIYGFNGVALYSSIFDGEILEYYDKQMQINMEYDSNSTYRLLGDRANLYALWGVSDRIKKGDDPSIAFGMKPEEQIQEGNTTWLHSQNTFHYPATHLTSKVYDEKDLKSPLDREHAMLQGVVLNGESKNTTFKANPNLLKTATITPRDAEKDGNRLKVKKTLGGLDISMPANAQKQYKDYYLEMDVELLSPDQAHYLKVDDFHQRRTRLDYKYKRFVTHITVRVPAKETMQLKLKKGTYRVKIKGIYGENYETLKQAQQDVTPVKVTQHQRHMRVDLHPKTSSYLVLPLPYRNGLKAEANGEARPVKQGNGLQTVIPVKKGDRSLILSYELPYWRIYVALTIIGLVSAFIYRGWLRRKI, encoded by the coding sequence ATGAAAATTGTACTACTTGCATTTTTTGTAGGTGCGATTGTGTACGCCCCGGTACTCTATCGCTTCCTTGCACACGGTGTCATTCATAGCGGAGAAGGAGACGGCTTCAAACAAATGATGCCGTTCCAACTTTTCCTATATGAACGTATGTCTAGCCTATCCTCTTTTTATGATATTGGTTTAGGACTAGGCGGAGATTATTTTACAGATTTATCTTATTACTACACAACCTCTCCTATAATGTATATTAACTTCCTATGTATCAAACTTTTTCAAATGTTTGCCTCTATAGATCCATCACAAATTGATTTTTGGCCCGCAAATCAAATTTTTGTTGCGTATTTCAAATGTGTTTTAACTTTCTTAGTGACGTACGGTATGTTTAAAAAGTTTAATTTGCGTAACCCTTATCGTTTTGTAGGAGCGATGTTGTATAGTACATCAACAATTTTATATTATTTTAACTTTACTTGGTCATTTTTTGGTGACATCATGCTATTCTTACCCCTTTCTATTTGGGCAATGGAACGCTTTTTTAGAAAACGGAAGATTGGGCTTTTTATTGTTGCCATAGCATTTACATTATTTTCTAACTTTTATTTTAGTTACTATGAAGCTTTGGCGCTGGGTGCCTATTTAATCTATCGTATGATTTTCACACACCCAGATGACGTCATTACACGTTGGAAAAAATTATGGTTACTCATTCCAGCTGTGCTGATGAGTTTATGTATTGCATCATTCGGTTTTTTAACAGGTGTTCACTCATTTACAAATAATGACCGACAGCTGAATGATTTTGAAATTCCAGCCGTCATTGATTTCTCACAAAAATATCATATTTTTTCAAACGGCTTTTATTTTACAATTACTTTTATAGCACTGGTCGCATTGTTCACTTTCAAGTTTTACCGCTATTATTACTATCGCATGTTCGCAATATTAACTTGGGTATTATTATTCGGTGCACTTACACCTTATTTTGATAGCATGTTCAATGGATTTTCATACCCGCAAAGACGTTGGGGTTACTTACTCATCTTATCAACGAGTGTTCTTATTTCAATATGGTTGCGATACATTACCGAACTCACATGGCGAGATTATTTAATTTCTCTATCGCCATTGATTCCTTTAGGATTTGCAACTCTCTTCTTTTCTGAAGGTCGTATGTGGTGGATGATTGCGAGTGCTCTCATCTTGATGATACTAGCCTATTATGTATATTATCGAAAGCCAATATCTAAACAAATAATGTATCTCATTGCTGGCTTATTTGTGATTCAGCAGTTTCTATTATTATTAAACTATCATACAAATAATATCATCCCGCATGAAGCGGACACATCAAGGCTTCATTCAGCGAAGTATCACAGCGCTGAACTTCAGAAAAAAATAGATGAAATCACAGATAGACAATCACCTCTTGAACGCATTGATTACATGAGTAACTATGCAGTTAATTCAAGTATGATTTATGGTTTTAACGGTGTTGCACTTTATTCAAGTATCTTTGATGGTGAAATTCTAGAATACTATGATAAACAGATGCAGATTAATATGGAATATGATAGTAACAGTACATATCGTCTACTCGGTGATCGTGCGAACCTCTATGCATTATGGGGTGTGTCTGACCGAATTAAAAAAGGAGATGACCCATCTATTGCTTTTGGTATGAAACCTGAAGAACAGATTCAAGAAGGCAATACGACATGGTTGCATAGTCAAAATACTTTTCATTACCCCGCTACTCATCTTACTTCTAAAGTATATGATGAGAAAGATTTAAAATCACCGCTTGATCGTGAACATGCCATGTTACAAGGTGTTGTATTAAATGGGGAATCAAAGAATACGACATTTAAAGCCAACCCTAATCTTTTAAAAACAGCGACGATAACACCCCGTGATGCTGAAAAAGATGGTAATCGCTTAAAAGTTAAGAAGACACTTGGTGGCCTCGATATTTCAATGCCAGCAAATGCTCAAAAGCAATATAAAGACTATTACTTAGAGATGGACGTCGAATTGCTAAGTCCAGATCAAGCACACTATTTAAAAGTCGATGATTTCCATCAACGTCGTACGAGATTAGATTATAAATATAAACGCTTTGTTACACATATCACAGTAAGGGTTCCTGCTAAAGAAACGATGCAGCTTAAACTCAAAAAAGGAACATATCGTGTGAAAATTAAAGGAATTTATGGTGAAAACTACGAAACCTTAAAACAAGCACAACAAGATGTGACCCCTGTTAAAGTCACACAACATCAACGACATATGCGCGTTGATTTGCATCCAAAGACATCTTCTTATCTTGTACTTCCGCTTCCATACCGTAATGGATTGAAAGCAGAAGCGAATGGAGAAGCAAGACCTGTAAAGCAAGGAAATGGCTTACAAACGGTGATTCCAGTTAAAAAAGGAGATCGTAGTTTAATACTCAGCTACGAACTACCTTATTGGCGTATTTACGTTGCCTTAACGATAATTGGATTAGTCAGTGCCTTTATATATCGTGGGTGGTTACGCCGCAAAATATAA
- a CDS encoding GtrA family protein — protein MKNERLFEIIRFIIVGGLNTVNYYIVYLLLLHVFHIQYLISHIIGFIVAFIISYYLNCYFVYKVKPTLKKFLAFPLTQVVNMGVQTLLIYLFVDFLDFNESIAPFVGLIVTIPITYVLSKFILTKRF, from the coding sequence ATGAAAAACGAACGTCTTTTTGAAATAATCCGTTTTATTATTGTAGGCGGATTAAATACAGTTAACTATTACATTGTCTATTTACTGTTATTACACGTATTTCATATACAATATTTAATCAGTCATATTATTGGATTTATTGTAGCTTTTATCATCTCGTATTATTTAAATTGTTATTTCGTTTACAAGGTGAAACCAACACTTAAAAAGTTCTTAGCATTTCCACTTACACAAGTCGTCAATATGGGTGTTCAAACATTGCTCATCTATCTATTTGTAGACTTCTTGGATTTCAATGAATCGATTGCGCCATTTGTTGGGCTTATCGTTACAATTCCAATCACATATGTTTTATCAAAGTTTATTTTAACGAAGCGCTTCTAG
- a CDS encoding alpha/beta hydrolase has product MIQKLIALSGYMFLILLRVILMGLTYNAFYPDTLTRASQDIIAGKLTGKTQKSESNDGTMYYKNIVYEQHQDNTVLDIYTSPEPKGTLFYIHGGGYAFDDKTYREQSLYQFVKQGYNVVNINYTLSPDAHYPDTLVQANQALSYVIKHAETYGIDPSKMIFSGDSVGAQVSGQLVLLLTNQSYAKELGIVPANVDNHMVPKGFISVSGLLDTPEVGNTQLFATDWLFETLIRSYFQTNDVAHSEEVMESSILNNVNKQFPPTFMSDGNFGSFTKQAQALHHKLKHLGVDSQLVVFDQSEALLFHVFELKVENSYAQKVHTAQLDFMASVLEQ; this is encoded by the coding sequence ATGATTCAAAAATTGATTGCATTGTCAGGTTATATGTTTTTGATTCTGTTACGCGTGATTTTAATGGGACTGACATATAACGCATTTTATCCCGACACATTAACACGTGCATCCCAGGATATTATAGCCGGAAAATTGACTGGTAAAACACAAAAGTCAGAAAGTAATGACGGGACGATGTATTACAAAAATATTGTTTATGAACAGCACCAAGATAATACAGTATTAGATATTTATACCTCACCAGAACCTAAAGGCACTTTATTTTATATTCATGGTGGAGGATATGCTTTTGATGACAAAACTTATCGTGAACAATCTTTATATCAATTTGTGAAACAAGGTTACAATGTGGTCAACATCAACTATACTTTAAGCCCTGACGCACATTATCCTGATACACTTGTTCAAGCCAATCAAGCACTTTCATATGTGATAAAACATGCTGAAACATATGGTATAGATCCAAGTAAAATGATCTTTTCTGGTGACTCAGTGGGTGCGCAAGTCAGTGGACAGTTGGTATTGTTACTTACCAATCAAAGTTATGCTAAAGAATTGGGAATTGTACCTGCAAATGTAGACAATCACATGGTACCTAAAGGCTTTATTTCAGTGAGTGGCCTATTAGATACCCCTGAAGTAGGGAATACACAACTATTTGCGACAGATTGGTTATTCGAAACGCTGATTCGTTCTTATTTCCAAACGAATGATGTAGCGCATTCGGAGGAAGTGATGGAATCTTCTATCTTAAATAATGTAAATAAGCAATTTCCACCAACTTTTATGAGTGATGGGAATTTTGGTTCATTTACAAAACAGGCACAGGCACTTCATCACAAATTAAAGCACTTAGGTGTAGACTCTCAACTCGTCGTATTTGATCAATCAGAAGCATTACTTTTTCATGTATTTGAACTTAAAGTTGAAAATTCGTATGCACAAAAAGTACATACAGCACAATTGGATTTTATGGCGTCTGTGTTGGAACAATAA
- a CDS encoding heavy metal translocating P-type ATPase, translated as MQKLILKYKNYLLLIVTLLLVVAIVTHITLGNTMIVEGLLVIASIFGGAPIFVQAIQALKVRIVSIDLLVSIAIIGALFVKNFEESAVVAFLFLLGAYLEQRTLNKTRSAIQNLVALSPETALKLESNGEFVETDIDEIDVSDTILVKTGTSVPVDGVVTFGGGTVNEASITGESIPVSKEVGDKVFAGTMLEDGMLHVKTERVGEETTFGKIIELVEEAQDSKSEAERFIDRFAKYYTPFILVLAIVIWMVTKNLELAVTILVLGCPGALVIGVPVSNVAGLGNGARNGILLKGSEVIHRLSHIDTILFDKTGTLTYGTPRVNEEIIYSNMHKNAINYLVSLESSSNHPLAKAIIDYYDVVEKYEVTDLNVVKGGGMTATIDGQQIIVGNRQILDQFEVEITETINNDIVRLESEGNSIVITVVDGTIALIHGIQDQVRDGLKQDLERLKALGVKKQIVLSGDNQGTVNRVVQALALTEGRGNMLPNDKSAFVSQLQKNNETVAFIGDGINDSPSLALADIGIAMGSGTDVAIETSNVVLMNEDFHHLPHAIGLAKAIRRNMIQNIVIALLVVVVLLLSIIFSNWMNMAIGMFVHEASILVVILNGMRLIKYKQKI; from the coding sequence ATGCAAAAGCTTATCTTAAAATATAAGAATTACTTACTACTCATTGTTACATTGTTATTAGTTGTGGCAATTGTTACACATATCACCTTGGGCAATACAATGATAGTAGAAGGACTTTTAGTTATTGCTTCTATCTTCGGTGGGGCGCCGATCTTTGTACAAGCAATACAAGCATTGAAAGTGCGAATAGTCAGTATTGATTTACTTGTCTCTATTGCAATCATTGGGGCATTATTTGTTAAAAATTTTGAAGAATCTGCTGTCGTGGCCTTTCTATTTTTATTAGGGGCTTATCTAGAACAACGTACATTAAATAAAACACGGTCTGCGATTCAAAATTTAGTCGCATTATCACCAGAAACAGCATTAAAACTAGAAAGTAACGGAGAGTTCGTTGAAACAGACATTGATGAGATCGACGTCTCTGATACGATACTTGTAAAAACTGGAACAAGTGTCCCTGTTGATGGTGTCGTCACATTCGGAGGTGGGACCGTTAATGAAGCGAGTATTACAGGTGAATCCATCCCTGTTTCTAAGGAAGTTGGCGACAAAGTTTTTGCAGGAACAATGTTGGAAGATGGCATGTTACATGTTAAAACAGAACGAGTCGGGGAAGAAACGACATTCGGTAAGATTATTGAGTTAGTGGAAGAGGCTCAAGACTCAAAATCTGAAGCGGAACGATTTATTGATCGATTTGCAAAATACTACACGCCATTTATTTTAGTATTAGCCATTGTCATTTGGATGGTTACGAAAAACTTAGAACTCGCTGTGACAATTCTTGTCCTTGGATGTCCAGGTGCATTAGTTATTGGTGTACCCGTATCTAACGTTGCAGGATTAGGAAATGGTGCGAGAAATGGCATCTTATTGAAAGGCAGTGAAGTCATTCATCGCTTAAGTCATATTGATACCATTTTATTCGATAAAACTGGAACTTTAACTTATGGGACGCCTCGCGTAAATGAAGAAATCATCTATTCAAATATGCACAAGAATGCGATTAACTATTTGGTGAGTCTGGAGTCTTCATCAAACCATCCACTCGCCAAAGCGATTATCGATTATTATGATGTAGTTGAAAAATATGAAGTCACTGATTTAAATGTAGTCAAAGGTGGCGGGATGACTGCGACAATTGATGGCCAGCAAATCATCGTAGGTAACCGTCAAATTTTAGACCAATTTGAAGTTGAAATCACAGAAACAATCAACAATGATATTGTACGTCTTGAAAGTGAAGGGAACTCAATTGTCATCACAGTAGTGGATGGCACAATCGCATTGATCCACGGCATACAAGATCAAGTTCGAGATGGACTAAAACAAGATCTAGAACGATTAAAAGCATTAGGTGTCAAAAAACAAATTGTCTTATCAGGTGATAACCAAGGGACAGTGAATCGTGTCGTCCAAGCATTAGCGTTAACGGAAGGCCGTGGCAATATGCTGCCTAATGATAAATCAGCTTTCGTTAGTCAATTACAGAAAAATAATGAAACTGTTGCTTTTATTGGGGATGGTATCAATGACAGTCCATCACTTGCACTTGCTGATATTGGTATTGCAATGGGTTCTGGAACAGATGTTGCTATTGAAACGTCCAATGTTGTTTTAATGAATGAAGATTTCCATCATTTGCCACACGCTATTGGGTTAGCCAAAGCGATTAGAAGAAATATGATTCAAAATATTGTGATCGCATTGCTCGTTGTCGTCGTACTTCTGTTAAGTATTATATTCAGTAATTGGATGAATATGGCAATTGGCATGTTTGTCCACGAAGCGAGTATTTTAGTTGTTATATTAAATGGTATGCGCCTAATAAAATATAAACAAAAAATATGA